In Micromonospora sp. WMMA1363, a genomic segment contains:
- a CDS encoding CHC2 zinc finger domain-containing protein, with product MRCPFQETDRNPSASVNTLLERFSCFACGVNEDAYGLVIWRGDSSDFLSAKQFIEDLYGERYGDVPQQFVGGRGKGRRRVFDESSDIPGQHPIFPTRTRREPLSGA from the coding sequence ATGCGTTGCCCCTTCCAGGAGACAGACAGGAATCCATCCGCATCCGTCAACACTCTCCTTGAACGGTTTTCCTGCTTCGCGTGCGGCGTCAACGAAGACGCCTATGGGCTGGTGATATGGAGGGGGGACTCATCTGACTTCCTTAGTGCCAAGCAGTTCATCGAAGACCTTTATGGAGAACGCTACGGAGACGTACCACAGCAGTTTGTGGGAGGACGCGGGAAAGGCCGCCGTAGAGTATTTGACGAGTCGTCGGATATCCCCGGCCAGCATCCGATATTCCCTACTCGGACACGTCGGGAACCCCTATCCGGGGCATGA
- a CDS encoding toprim domain-containing protein: MCITEGEIDCITAVQAGLPAVGVPGVDGWSPWWARCFRGYETVYILCDADDKGQGAQFGAKIAAQVTNSRVVMMPEGHDVNSYVVAEGFAALIEKIGVEL, encoded by the coding sequence GTGTGCATCACCGAGGGCGAGATTGATTGCATCACCGCTGTGCAGGCGGGGTTACCGGCGGTCGGTGTGCCCGGGGTTGATGGCTGGTCCCCGTGGTGGGCCAGGTGCTTTCGCGGATACGAAACCGTGTACATCCTGTGCGACGCCGACGACAAAGGCCAGGGCGCACAGTTCGGCGCGAAAATCGCCGCCCAGGTCACTAATTCGCGGGTTGTGATGATGCCGGAAGGACACGACGTTAACTCGTACGTCGTGGCGGAAGGCTTCGCCGCGCTAATCGAAAAGATAGGAGTTGAGCTGTGA
- a CDS encoding endonuclease domain-containing protein yields MPSAIRKECMRSCVVCGGELTGRQRRYDSAECRKQQSRADWIHNTYGLTPAEWDTIWRHQEKRCAICKRAPRQGESFHVDHEHHRGPAGPVRGILCPYCKTRLVGRLKSAERAQALADYLLQPPATVALGRTVTAAGRPRRKRARRTSVAVAATVTGKGERDTRETPDQSNP; encoded by the coding sequence ATGCCCTCAGCGATAAGGAAGGAGTGTATGCGTAGCTGTGTCGTCTGTGGTGGTGAACTCACGGGGCGTCAACGCCGGTACGACAGCGCCGAGTGCCGCAAACAACAGTCCCGGGCAGACTGGATACACAATACGTACGGGCTGACGCCCGCTGAGTGGGACACGATTTGGCGACACCAAGAAAAGCGTTGTGCAATCTGCAAACGGGCACCACGACAGGGTGAGTCATTCCACGTAGACCACGAACACCACCGAGGACCGGCGGGGCCGGTTAGGGGCATCCTGTGCCCCTACTGCAAGACCCGCCTAGTTGGGCGTCTCAAGTCCGCAGAACGGGCGCAAGCGTTAGCCGACTATCTCTTGCAACCCCCGGCGACAGTCGCCCTAGGGCGGACGGTGACAGCAGCAGGAAGACCCCGCAGGAAACGCGCGCGGCGCACAAGCGTTGCAGTTGCCGCTACAGTTACAGGCAAGGGGGAACGTGACACCCGAGAAACCCCCGATCAGTCGAATCCTTGA
- a CDS encoding helix-turn-helix domain-containing protein → MRVSWPCVNSDLWTSDNDDDLETAKDRCLDCPLQQYQACQETGWRHEYGVWGGLSHRDRERLDPLRYARLIRDSRRCADATDRSITSQRDIQISPTVREGTVRARGLDMAARGMTSARVAATLGVSPATVRSWIHRAKAS, encoded by the coding sequence ATGCGTGTGTCGTGGCCGTGCGTCAACAGTGACCTGTGGACCAGCGACAACGACGACGACCTAGAGACTGCTAAGGACCGCTGCTTGGACTGCCCCTTACAGCAGTATCAGGCGTGCCAGGAAACGGGATGGAGGCATGAATACGGTGTGTGGGGTGGCCTATCTCATCGGGACCGGGAACGCCTCGATCCGCTGAGGTACGCGCGCCTCATCCGAGACAGCCGGCGGTGCGCCGACGCCACCGACCGCAGCATTACCAGCCAGCGCGACATACAGATCAGCCCGACCGTACGGGAGGGCACTGTCCGCGCTCGCGGCCTAGACATGGCCGCACGCGGCATGACATCCGCAAGAGTCGCCGCAACCCTCGGGGTGTCCCCCGCAACAGTTCGTAGTTGGATACACCGCGCCAAAGCGTCCTGA
- a CDS encoding AAA family ATPase: MLTLTRAKLTRGNMGEPLPTVFESLAAEGIHFRRGQFSLIAAAPGVGKSILALTVSLRAGSPGYYASADTDAHTTYLRAGAMLTGWSTSDIEHAVTCGNTADVDARLNALSFVRMDFAGRVEIDSLEADLKAYAMVYGEWPHFIVIDNLSNLDSEGDRFQALEYSCDYLHELGRKTGAAVIALHHVTGEYDDGIRPVPLSGLRGKISKVPEMILTLHRSPDSTRLFVCPVKNRSGRNAAAATWNVALAYDLPRMRITDALSDKEGVYA, translated from the coding sequence TTGTTGACGCTCACCCGAGCGAAACTCACGCGGGGAAACATGGGGGAACCCCTTCCCACGGTATTTGAAAGTCTCGCCGCTGAGGGAATCCACTTCCGGCGGGGGCAATTCAGCTTAATTGCCGCCGCCCCCGGTGTCGGAAAATCCATCCTTGCACTGACGGTGAGCCTGAGGGCCGGTAGTCCCGGCTACTACGCAAGCGCGGACACAGACGCGCACACCACGTACCTCCGGGCTGGCGCGATGCTGACAGGATGGTCAACGTCCGACATCGAGCACGCGGTAACTTGCGGTAACACGGCAGACGTTGACGCCCGGCTCAACGCCCTATCGTTTGTGCGAATGGATTTCGCCGGACGTGTCGAGATTGATTCGTTGGAGGCGGACCTTAAAGCGTACGCGATGGTGTACGGAGAATGGCCGCACTTTATTGTGATCGACAACCTGTCGAACCTGGATAGTGAAGGTGACAGATTTCAGGCGTTGGAATACTCCTGTGACTACCTACACGAGTTGGGCCGCAAAACCGGGGCGGCCGTGATCGCACTGCACCACGTGACCGGGGAGTACGACGACGGGATTAGACCTGTACCGCTGTCGGGGCTGCGGGGAAAGATCTCGAAGGTTCCGGAGATGATCCTCACGCTTCACCGGAGCCCAGACAGCACCCGACTGTTTGTGTGCCCGGTGAAGAACCGTAGTGGGAGGAACGCCGCTGCTGCGACGTGGAATGTGGCATTGGCGTACGACCTCCCGCGAATGAGGATCACCGATGCCCTCAGCGATAAGGAAGGAGTGTATGCGTAG